In Rhodococcus sp. OK302, one genomic interval encodes:
- a CDS encoding inorganic diphosphatase produces the protein MEFDVTIEIPKGQRNKYEVDHETGRVKLDRYLYTAFGYPADYGYIENTLGEDGDPLDAMVLLPESVYPGVIVEARPVAMFKMVDEAGGDDKVLCVPAGDPRWDHIQDLSDISQFELDAIKHFFVHYKDLEPNKHVTGADWVGAAEAKAEVEASIKRLADNGGH, from the coding sequence GTGGAGTTCGACGTCACCATCGAGATCCCCAAGGGTCAGCGCAACAAGTACGAGGTCGACCACGAGACTGGCCGCGTAAAGCTGGACCGTTACCTCTACACCGCTTTCGGCTACCCGGCTGACTACGGATACATCGAGAACACCCTCGGCGAGGACGGCGATCCTCTGGACGCCATGGTTCTTCTGCCCGAGTCCGTCTACCCCGGCGTAATCGTCGAGGCTCGCCCCGTCGCCATGTTCAAGATGGTCGACGAGGCCGGCGGAGACGACAAGGTCCTGTGCGTTCCGGCAGGCGACCCCCGTTGGGATCACATTCAGGATCTCAGCGACATTTCGCAGTTCGAACTGGACGCGATCAAGCATTTCTTCGTCCACTACAAGGACTTGGAGCCGAACAAGCACGTCACCGGCGCTGACTGGGTTGGCGCAGCCGAGGCAAAGGCCGAGGTCGAGGCTTCGATCAAGCGTCTCGCCGACAACGGCGGACACTGA
- a CDS encoding crotonase/enoyl-CoA hydratase family protein, whose product MSEQKSWNAFTVEREDNIAQVTLIGPGKGNAMGPDFWSELPAIFADLDADPEVRAVVVAGSGKHFSFGLDLAAMSGEFGAVMADKAQAGPRTKFHDMIKRMQLGINAVADCRKPVIAAVQGWCIGGGVDLITAADIRYASADAKFSIREVKVAIVADMGSLARLPAIIGDGHLRELALTGKDIDAARAEKIGLVNDVFADADAVLAAARATAKEIALNPPLVVHGIKDVLDHTRSASVNDSLRYVAAWNAAFLPSQDLTEAITSVFQKRPAAFKGE is encoded by the coding sequence ATGAGCGAACAGAAGAGCTGGAATGCGTTCACAGTCGAGCGCGAAGACAACATTGCCCAGGTGACGTTGATCGGCCCCGGCAAGGGCAACGCGATGGGCCCGGATTTCTGGAGTGAACTCCCAGCGATCTTCGCCGACCTCGACGCAGATCCTGAAGTGCGGGCCGTCGTCGTCGCCGGTTCGGGCAAGCACTTCTCGTTCGGACTGGACCTGGCTGCCATGAGCGGAGAGTTCGGCGCCGTCATGGCAGACAAGGCCCAGGCCGGCCCTCGAACCAAATTCCACGACATGATCAAGCGCATGCAGTTGGGCATCAACGCTGTTGCCGATTGCCGCAAGCCTGTGATCGCTGCAGTCCAGGGCTGGTGCATCGGCGGTGGCGTCGACCTCATCACCGCCGCCGACATCCGCTACGCGAGCGCCGACGCAAAGTTCAGCATCCGTGAGGTGAAGGTTGCCATCGTCGCAGACATGGGCAGTCTCGCTCGTCTGCCTGCGATCATCGGCGACGGCCACCTGCGTGAACTGGCACTGACCGGCAAGGACATCGATGCGGCGCGCGCCGAGAAGATCGGTCTCGTCAACGACGTGTTCGCCGACGCCGACGCCGTGCTCGCGGCCGCTCGTGCAACGGCCAAGGAGATCGCTCTCAACCCGCCGCTCGTCGTCCACGGCATCAAAGACGTCCTCGATCACACGCGGAGCGCGAGCGTGAACGACAGCCTGCGCTACGTCGCAGCCTGGAACGCGGCGTTCCTGCCGTCGCAGGATCTGACCGAAGCCATCACCTCCGTCTTCCAGAAGCGTCCCGCTGCCTTCAAGGGCGAGTAG
- a CDS encoding polysaccharide deacetylase family protein has protein sequence MDRRQFLWTLATATLSGAATLAGATACSSTSIGAATAVADETTTAGQTPPSTPVLLPPPPLSARVPLPGGGALTALPGDGNLLALTVDDGVNSEVVRLYTQFSKDSGVRLTYFVNGQYASWTDNAALLRPLVESGQIQLGNHTWSHPDLTTVSKQQVSDELTRNANFLRTTYGVNAAPYFRPPYGKHNATTDSVAAQLGYTVPTLWYGSLSDSSLITEDYIVSMANQYFTPNAIVIGHLNYLPVTHVYQQLLDVIRTRNLRTVTLDDVFIKP, from the coding sequence GTGGACCGACGGCAGTTTCTCTGGACCCTTGCTACCGCAACTCTGTCAGGAGCAGCGACTTTAGCCGGGGCGACCGCTTGTTCCTCCACCTCAATCGGCGCTGCGACCGCAGTTGCAGACGAGACGACAACTGCGGGGCAAACACCACCGTCGACACCAGTGCTATTGCCTCCACCGCCCCTCTCTGCACGAGTGCCACTCCCCGGCGGCGGCGCACTCACCGCGCTACCCGGTGACGGCAACCTTCTCGCCCTCACCGTCGACGACGGGGTGAATTCGGAAGTGGTCCGCCTGTACACCCAGTTCTCGAAGGACAGCGGGGTGCGACTTACCTACTTCGTGAACGGGCAGTACGCCTCGTGGACCGATAATGCCGCCCTATTGCGCCCACTGGTCGAGAGCGGACAGATTCAACTCGGTAACCACACGTGGTCACACCCCGACCTCACAACCGTCTCCAAACAACAGGTGTCGGACGAATTGACCAGGAACGCCAACTTTCTGCGCACCACCTATGGCGTCAACGCTGCCCCCTACTTTCGACCACCTTACGGAAAGCACAATGCAACAACAGATTCCGTTGCCGCACAGCTCGGATACACCGTACCGACATTGTGGTACGGATCGTTGTCGGACTCGTCCCTCATCACCGAGGACTACATAGTCTCGATGGCGAACCAGTACTTCACACCCAATGCGATAGTCATCGGACACCTCAACTATTTGCCCGTCACGCATGTCTATCAGCAGTTGTTGGACGTCATTCGCACGCGCAATCTGCGGACCGTCACGCTCGATGATGTATTCATCAAGCCCTGA